In the Glycine max cultivar Williams 82 chromosome 6, Glycine_max_v4.0, whole genome shotgun sequence genome, AGCCATCATGAGCATCAACTTTCAATGTGTCTACATCCACATTACTCATTCCGGCTGTGCAACTAGAATGATTATCCTGTTTTTGCACTGTAGCAGTATTCCCTATAGAATGTTTAAAAGAGAACCCTCTCTTCTTCTCGAATCGTCTTCTCTCATGAGGAGTCATGCCAACTTGCAAAGCTCTTTCTAGATCTTCATCGGATATCTCCCTTCCTCCATAATATCTCTTTATAATCTGCAAGTAAATTAACAAGTAACTTGATAAACAGAAACTCCTGTAGTTGACGAAGCTCTTCAATAACAACAATGAACAATGACAATCACTACTGATGTACAATATAGAAcccatattttatatttaaaaatgcaTCTAATCTATCTTCAAAGGCTTCCTTAAACAAATCAATTCTCACTTGGCTATCTAACTACATTTAGATCAAAATAACTGAATATGATCAGGTGGGACACTACAATACTATGTGTCAGAGCAACCAATAACAAAGAAATACAATCAAACCTCAGTCAGTTCTTCATGGCGATTGAGAGGCATTCTTGGTCCATGGCGTAGAAGAGCCATAGCAGCTGTTCGTAATTGTAAAGGAGATACACCTCTCTCTTCAATCTGTTTTTCAGTCTTTTGACCTGGATGAACTACCCTCTGAAGGTAGAGAGGAATCCCAAATTCAACAGCTACTTTTCTCTTATACTTTTCTGCAGCAGCATGTGCAACTTCATGGCAATCCACACAAAGTAGAACAATGTCATGCGAACGATGGCTTTTCAAATGCTCAGGGAAATGTATTCTGTAACAGGATGGGATTATTCGATACCGTAAGTAGTGATTTCCTTCACCACACCCAacacatatatttttcttactCTGGATATAAAAATCATTGCCTTCGTCCTCTGGGCGACCTTTGGGTTCAAAAAGAAGCATTATAGCTGGGGGTTCCTCATCAATAAGTTTTGCAAGATCCCGACTAAGGTACCTGGAAATTTGAACATTAATCAAGGAAAAACCAACAGCACATTTTAGTCTATTACAAATGGAATAAAATTAAGTGAAAGTGCACAAACCATTCAAGCTTCCTCCGATCACAATAACAAAGCAGCCTCCCATCATTAGCATAGATCCGGCAATTGTGATAAACAGCAGATTTACAAGAgaattttttaacaaacaaaTCTCGAGAAGCCTTCCGAGAATATTGTTTAGGATTTTTTGGGCCCGGTTGTTTATAGGCTAAAGTAGGTCTTAGGTTACTGTTTACCAACAAAGCATAATTAAATATAGAAAGTGGACAACTCCCATTTTGACCCAGACACTTCTGTAGAATCACTGAATAAATATCATTATCCAACTTGTTTGCAAGCAGATGATAGATATCACTCAGGTGACTGCAAACAACAGGAGATGGGGAAGGGATGAGAGGGTTGACACCCATTTCCATATTGATATCAGCCTGAGCTATGGTGTTGTATATTTCAGAGTGACTCGCTGAAGGCTGACTTGCCAAAGCAACAATTGCCTGGTCTGACAGTACATATTTTAAGCTCTCATCATGAATACGAGCC is a window encoding:
- the LOC100791485 gene encoding protein RRP6-like 3 isoform X3, with product MILWAFFAPFLPILQFVKYVFHGADNDIVWLQRDFHIYVVNLFDTSKACEVLSKPQKSLAYLLETYCGVTTNKLLQREDWRQRPLSAEMVHYARTDAHYLLYIANCLINELKQLDNENSSSDDKFHFVLEASRRSNMICLQLFKKEIEASPGESSALSLFSRRVSSHGFPSISNEAQIQNIVRQLCTWRDLMARIHDESLKYVLSDQAIVALASQPSASHSEIYNTIAQADINMEMGVNPLIPSPSPVVCSHLSDIYHLLANKLDNDIYSVILQKCLGQNGSCPLSIFNYALLVNSNLRPTLAYKQPGPKNPKQYSRKASRDLFVKKFSCKSAVYHNCRIYANDGRLLCYCDRRKLEWYLSRDLAKLIDEEPPAIMLLFEPKGRPEDEGNDFYIQSKKNICVGCGEGNHYLRYRIIPSCYRIHFPEHLKSHRSHDIVLLCVDCHEVAHAAAEKYKRKVAVEFGIPLYLQRVVHPGQKTEKQIEERGVSPLQLRTAAMALLRHGPRMPLNRHEELTEIIKRYYGGREISDEDLERALQVGMTPHERRRFEKKRGFSFKHSIGNTATVQKQDNHSSCTAGMSNVDVDTLKVDAHDGSYGNEETSEVDREHLTREDDFENSTLASDITVNGTASATSNRNMITVETTDYNESSDSAINVDDSCLSSRQENGLSEHNSKLSLLGHGPHGKRVVEYLLKEYGEDGIRAFCQRWRQVFVDAVNPRFLPGGWDVKHSGRRDFGKFSVYNPDKRGAAAST